The genomic region CTCTCGCGAGGCTAAATCTGGGGTCACCTCGCTCGGTTGCGCCTCGATCGCCTCCGACGGGCCCGAGTCCGCCGTAGAATCGAGCAGTTGACCGACGCGATCTTCCCTCGTTTCGTCGGACTGGCGGGCTTGTTGGTTGGCGGAGAAGTTGTAAACCGCATAGCCCAAACTGCCAATGGCGACGAGGAACAGTAAAATGGAGCCGACCCCTAACGGACTCAATAAACTATCGCGCGATCGCCGCGACCGTCGCGCCGCTAAGGAAGCCCGTTTGCGTCGTTCTTCTTCTTCTAAGGTCTGCACTAACTGTTGTGAGGATTCGAGATAGTCTTTCGGTTCCGACGGCGTGGCTGCACTCGAACCCGCTTCGGTTCCCTTCGTCTCGGAAGCCTCTAAGTCCCGGGCTGGGGTGCGATCGCCGTTGGTCTCGGCAAAAGGATTGACGGCCCCCACCTCCGGCAGTTCGGCAGTGTCGGCGCCGTTGGCGGCTGGCGGGGTTGGTGTCCTCCCCAGTTCGACGGGTTCGGCGGCGGTCGCTGGGGTTTCCGAAACCCCTTGTTTGCGTTTTTCCCGTCTGTAGCGGGTCAGTTCTTCGTTGAGATCGACATCGAGATTGTTTAATACGGCTTGCAAGGTCGGGTTTAATCCAGACCCGCCGTATTCTGCCCCAGATTCGAGCTGGTCGAGCTGATTCGTACCGTTATTGTCACCCATCTTGCGATCGCTCCTTTTGACTCAATTCGCTGCTTACCCGTAGATGTTTCGATTCGGGATGTTTCCGGTCAGTTGCTTCAGGTCAGTTTTTCGATCGAGATCTAGTTTAGTCGTCTTGGCTCGCTTCGTTCGCCTGAATGGGAT from Oxynema aestuarii AP17 harbors:
- a CDS encoding SPOR domain-containing protein is translated as MGDNNGTNQLDQLESGAEYGGSGLNPTLQAVLNNLDVDLNEELTRYRREKRKQGVSETPATAAEPVELGRTPTPPAANGADTAELPEVGAVNPFAETNGDRTPARDLEASETKGTEAGSSAATPSEPKDYLESSQQLVQTLEEEERRKRASLAARRSRRSRDSLLSPLGVGSILLFLVAIGSLGYAVYNFSANQQARQSDETREDRVGQLLDSTADSGPSEAIEAQPSEVTPDLASREFVDLDLQRLGTLESESEAAPSPVATPTATPSPTPAAATSPPRESAGNGSEGLGDLSSTLIPPAVESPSPGSGNGISTATPTPVATASPTPAPSSTVSAASFPDFYYVLMEYKNDESLFKAREVVPDAYVREFPIGVRIQVAAFEDEASAKVMVEQMKEQGLAAQMYTP